One Calliopsis andreniformis isolate RMS-2024a chromosome 9, iyCalAndr_principal, whole genome shotgun sequence genomic window carries:
- the LOC143184163 gene encoding histone H3.3A: protein MARTKQTARKSTGGKAPRKQLATKAARKSAPSTGGVKKPHRYRPGTVALREIRRYQKSTELLIRKLPFQRLVREIAQDFKTDLRFQSAAIGALQEASEAYLVGLFEDTNLCAIHAKRVTIMPKDIQLARRIRGERA, encoded by the exons ATGGCACGTACTAAGCAGACAGCTCGTAAATCAACGGGAGGTAAAGCTCCCAGGAAACAACTTGCAACTAAGGCAGCACGTAAAAGTGCACCATCGACTGGTGGAGTGAAGAAGCCACATCGTTACAG GCCTGGTACTGTAGCGCTTCGAGAAATCAGAAGATATCAGAAATCGACTGAGTTGCTGATTAGAAAATTACCATTTCAACGTTTGGTTCGTGAAATCGCACAGGATTTCAAAACTGATTTGCGTTTCCAGAGTGCTGCAATTGGAGCACTACAGGAAGCCTCTGAAGCTTACTTAGTCGGACTGTTTGAAGATACAAACTTGTGCGCTATTCATGCTAAGCGTGTTACAATAATGCCTAAAGATATCCAGTTAGCGAGACGAATTCGCGGTGAACGTGCTTAA